The following are encoded in a window of Rosa chinensis cultivar Old Blush chromosome 4, RchiOBHm-V2, whole genome shotgun sequence genomic DNA:
- the LOC112198202 gene encoding probable aldo-keto reductase 2, producing the protein MAGVRRMKLGSQGLEVSAQGLGCMGMSAFYGPPKPEADMIKLIHHAVDSGVTFLDTSDMYGPHTNEMLLGKALSGGVRDKVELATKFGARFADNKMEIRGEPAYVRASCEGSLKRLGVDSIDLYYQHRIDTRVPIEVTVGELKKLVEEGKIKYIGLSEASASAIRRAHSVHPITAVQLEWSLWSRDVEEEIIPTCRELGIGIVAYSPLGRGFLSSGAKFFENLPNDDVRKYMPRFQAENLKHNKTIFERVSDLAARKGCIPSQLALAWVHHQGNDVCPIPGTTKIENFNENIKALSVKLTLEEMAELESFASADVVKGDRYQTSVSTWRNSETPPLSSWKAT; encoded by the exons ATGGCGGGTGTGAGGAGGATGAAGCTCGGGTCACAAGGCCTGGAGGTCTCAGCTCAAGGACTGGGCTGCATGGGCATGTCAGCCTTCTATGGCCCCCCGAAGCCCGAAGCCGACATGATCAAGCTCATCCACCATGCCGTCGACTCCGGCGTCACCTTCCTCGACACCTCCGACATGTACGGTCCCCACACCAACGAAATGCTCCTCGGCAAG GCTTTGAGTGGAGGGGTGAGAGACAAGGTTGAATTGGCCACCAAATTCGGTGCCAGGTTTGCGGACAACAAAATGGAGATTCGAGGCGAGCCGGCATATGTGAGAGCTTCTTGTGAAGGAAGCTTGAAACGACTTGGTGTAGATTCTATTGATCTCTATTATCAGCATAGGATTGACACCCGTGTCCCCATTGAAGTCACG GTGGGGGAGCTCAAGAAGCTAGTTGAAGAGGGTAAAATAAAGTATATTGGTTTGTCTGAGGCATCAGCTTCAGCAATAAGAAGAGCCCATTCTGTTCATCCAATAACTGCTGTGCAGCTGGAGTGGTCCTTGTGGTCAAGAGATGTAGAGGAAGAAATAATCCCTACTTGTCG GGAACTTGGCATTGGCATTGTTGCATACAGTCCTCTGGGAAGAGGATTCTTATCATCGGGGGCAAAATTCTTCGAAAATCTTCCCAATGATGATGTTCGAAAG TATATGCCCAGGTTCCAAGCTGAAAACCTAAAGCATAATAAAACAATATTTGAGCGAGTAAGTGATCTTGCAGCAAGGAAGGGTTGCATCCCATCTCAACTAGCACTGGCCTGGGTTCATCACCAAGGAAATGATGTGTGCCCTATACCCGGAACCACCAAGATTGAGAATTTTAACGAGAACATTAAGGCTCTGTCTGTGAAACTGACACTAGAAGAAATGGCTGAGCTTGAATCTTTTGCTTCCGCAGATGTTGTTAAGGGCGACAGGTATCAGACTAGCGTCAGTACTTGGAGGAACTCTGAGACTCCACCACTATCTTCATGGAAAGCCACATAA